GCTGGTGCTGAAATATGGCAGGGAAAGTCACCTGTGGCTCTCACAGCCCGTGCCAATGCTCCTGCAGTGCCAGCTGTTACATTGCCCCAGAGCAGAGGTTTTGGTACCTAATGAGCATCTGAAAAATGCAGCCCAGAGGGGGAAGGAAGCGGCAGGGGCTCTGGGGGGAAGCTCAGTTGATGTAttcccacagctcccaccccTCAGTGCCATCCCGTTCTGCAGGGCTTGCTGCGGCAGCTCGtcctgctgccaggagctgaTGCCACCCCTCGCATCTGCACAGCCGTGAACTATAAAGCCACAGCGCTCTCCATCCCTGCAGTTCTCCAGGACGTCCCGGTGAAGGCAGTGAGCAACGAGGTGCTGAAGTACCCCCATGGTCAGTAGGGAGCTGTgggctgctctgagctcaggAAGATGAGGAAGGGTGGGGAACTGGGGCAGGTGGTGGGcgcagctgcagggagaagggaCTGTGTCCAGCGGGTGAGATGGGGTTTGATGTCCCTGGGTAAGCTGGCAGTGATGGGCTCACACTGCTGATGTCTGGGGGTGTGAGCAGCCAGGTTTCTGGCTTGGGACCAGGATGCCATccccctgctccctgctgcccctAAGAATCGGAGTGGGATGTCCCATTTGTCCTCCATCGTCCGTCCTAAGGGTGCCCACCTTGTTCCATCTGTGCCCAGGAGCCAACATGAAGGTGACCCTGGGGTCCCGTCCGCCCTGCACCAAGCAGGAGAAGGCACAGTTCTGGTTCAACGCCTCCCGGAGAGGGCTGTACCTCTGCGATGGCAGTGCCTGGATCTCCATGCTGGAAGGTAATGATCAGCCTCGTGCTGTGAGCACCCgttctgtggggcagggggagctCTTCCAGGGCCAGAGATTCACCCTGCCGGCACCTTGGGGCAGGACCCAGGTCTGTCTGCCCAGGCAGGACAGCTGGGCTCACCGGGAGCTGTGCCATGCACGCTAGGGGTCCTGCAGCAGGGTTGGACCATcaagggacccacagggatcactCGAGTCCAACAGCAGGGCTGTTGAGTGTGAACCTGACTCCTTTTTGTGGTCTTTCAGTCAAGCAGCGGCTGGACTACGTGGAGGAGTACCAGGACCTGGTGACCAACTCTGAGACGATGGGCGTCGAGGTCTTCACCATCCCCAGGGTGGGACTGTTTGCAGCCACTGCCAACCGGCACAGCCCCCCCGGATCGGCCATCTATAAGTGGACCGATGGGAAGTTTGTGCTCTACCAGAACATCCCCACCTACCAAGCTCAGTCCTGGAAGTATTTCACCATAGGCAAAAAGGTGAGGCTGGCTGGAAGGTTATTTCAGGGCTGTACCAAATAGCAGGTGCCCAACATTGGCTTCTCCTCACCCATTGGCCTCGTCTAATGGGTGGCACTGTCTGCTTCCAAGGGCTgggaaagctgcagcagcactgggtgaGGGCAGAGCCACCTGGAGGCATCCTGGGGCCACGCTCAGGGTCAGGGATCGGGTCTGTATTTGTTTACAAAGGGATGGTTAGAAGAATACcacattccttctttttctggatAAAATTCTGGGTGTGTCTTTGGGCTTTACACGGAAGAAGCGGCCCTAAAAGCCAAAAGCAGAGGGATTTTTTGgcctgcaaaatgttttctttcagggcACCGTTATTGTCGTGACTCTGGTTAttacagctgtgatttttatttttataatttgaTCAACTTTTCCCCACGGGAAGCTTCGTGGCTCAGATCTTGACCTTCCCAACCAGTGTCACCAGCACGGTGTCACACTCAGCCACGCATCCTTGTCCCCCCTGAGCTCCAAGACACTGCTGTCACCCTGCCTGGGACGCTTGGGGGGGCTCCTGCTGCCATACCTGCCATGAAAGTGCTGGTCCTCAGCCCAGCCTTGGGCAGATGTGGAGGCCAGTGAGAGCAGAGCCTCATCCCTGCCCCATCTCCACGGGTCTCTGCAGACCCCACTGTGTCCCCGTGGTGCTTTGTGCTGCCTGCGGGCTGCTCGGGGCCTCATTTGGAATGGAGAAAACTGCAGTGTCGTGCCTTGTTCTTTTCCAGATCTTCCTAGCAGTGGCTAATTTTGAGCAGAATGACAGGGGGCAGGAGTTCTCTGTCATATACAAGTGGAGCCACAGGAAGGAGAAATTCGTCACCTATCAGAGGATCACCACGCACAGCGCGAGGGACTGGGAGGCGTTTGTCATTGAGGGAGAGGCTTTCCTTGCAGTGGTCAACCACAGAGAAGGTACCCAGCCCTTGTTCTCAGAGCCAGTCTGGGCCCCAGACCAGTCTGTTGCTGCACGTCAGCTCCACTGGCACCAGAGAAGGGCCCTATGGGACACACGCATCGTGCAGGGCTAAGGACCACCCTCGCTCCCTCCAGAGCTGAAACATGGCATAGTCAGACCTTTGGCTGAGTCTCGTTTCTCTTGCAAACCAGATGTCCTTCATTGCACATCTCTGTCTCCTGCAGGGAATAACCACAACATAGACAGCGTGATATACAGGTGGAACCCCAGCACGGGGCTCTTTGAGACCAACCAGACAATCCCAACCTCTGGAGCCTACGACTGGGAATTTTTTGCTATTGGGCCTTATTCCTTCCTGGCGGTGGCCAACACTTTCAATGGCACATCCACAAACATCTACTCTCACATCTACATCTGGCTCAGTGGCTCTTTCCAGCTCTTCCAGTCCATCCTGGTAAGGTCATCCACCGGCCAAACGTTGCTTCTCCATTCCCCCTCTGGGCTGGGACAAGCCAGGGAATCATTTCAGAGTCTGATCCTCTTAGACTTCTGGAAAGGCAGCAGTGGACTGACCAAGGGGGGTTAGATATGAGGGAGAActcagagcagtgaggcactgcacagctgcccagggaagtggggtcaccatccctgggggtgtttcAGAGtcgtggagatgtggcattgaggggCGTGGGCAGTGGCcgtggtggggtgggttggggtgatgatcttacaggtctttttcaaccttaatgattctatgaatctttTTCCTTGGGGGGTTTAAGAGCAGGTCAcctccccactgcccctgcaGCAGGTCCCACTGTGCTTCCCAGTGCTTGGATCACAGAGGCTAGTCTGTGTCCATGGCAGCTTCTCCGATGGCTTCTTTCTCCACAGACTTTTGGGGCTGCTGACTGGGAGGTCTTCCACATCGGGGACAGAGTCTTCCTGGCTGTGGCCAACAGCCACAGCTACGACAGCAGGATCCCAGCACCTTCTAACTTCTATGCCATCAACTCCTCCATCTACGAGCTGAACATCACTGCCCAGATGTTTGTCAAATTCCAGGACCTCCTCACCTACAGGTACCTGTGCAAGGGGCTGGGGTGTTGCATAGTCCATGGCCTTCCCCTGAACACCCCAAAATACATAGGGGTCTGCTGGAGGGTTCATGTGGGATTGCACACTGCCAATGCAAAAGGACTTGGAGGAGGGCAATGGGAGACAGATCCTGGGCAGCAGATTGCAGTGGAGCTGGGGAAGCAcgagatggggatgggatggccAGGTGCCAGAGCTCAGTGTGGGCTGAGCACATCTCACCCACCTCTGCCTGCTTTGTCCCCCAGTGCCCTGGACTGGGAGTTCTTCTCGGTGGGAGACGACTCCTTTCTGGTGGTAGCAAACTCCTTTGATGGCTTCACCTTCTCCATTAACAGCATTATCTACAGGTACTGCTGCAtggctggggcagggagagagCTCTGCCAAACCTGGCACAGCCCAGGAGTTGGGATGTGcctgggggcagtggggggacaTGGGTACAGCAAGGGGATGGTCCGGAGAGGGCACAGAATGGGCACATGGGgatcctgctgcctctgcttccCACTTCTGCCAGGCTTCCAGGCACAAGCTGTGTCTCCCATCCTCAAACCACTGTGGGATGATGGAAGAAGGTGCAAAACCCCCAGCTGACTGTCTTTCCCATGCAGGTGGCAAGGCTATGAAGGCTTCGTGGCAGCTCACCACCTCCCCACCGTTGGCTGCAGAGACTGGGAGGCATTTAACACCACAGAGGGCTCCTACCTGCTCTACTCCAGTGCCAAGGAGCCCCTTTCCAAGGTGCTCAAGCTGAAAACCACCTGAGGTGCCCGAGGCACGCTCAGCTCCTTGCCAGGATGGGAGTGGGCTGGGCACTGAGGTGAGGACGGACCGAGGCACGTTGAGAGCCTGGGGACAGCTGCAGTACCCGTGGGGCTGTGCGTGCCACAGGACAGAAGGACGGGAGCTCCCAGGTCAGCCATCTCCAGCCAGGGGTCCCAGAGCTCTGCTATGGTGGCTGAAGCTTGTGCAAAGCCAGGGGAGAAGAAGCCTGAGCAGAGCGCGTGCCGCTGGATCGGGTGCATGGTGTTGGGAGGAAACGATGTGTGAGAAGTTGGGGAGATGCTGGCTTTAGGCTGGCTCTGGTTGCCCAACGCTCAGGGCCACGGTGTGCCCATGGGCCTGATGCTGCCCCACGCTCTGTGTCCGCCTGCAGGCTGAGGACAGTGTGTACATCATGCAAAGCCACAGGtatgtgctgcagctggcaggcGGGTGTCGTGTCACTGTCAGCATGGTGCAGGTGGCAGGGCAGGCCAGCCTGACGTTGGCACTTGTTCAGAGGGTTTTGGAGACATGTGTTGGCACATCACTGGCATCCACCGCCCGGTCTGATGCTGGTCCTGCACCCCTTTGCACAGGGTGGGGGATACTTTTCCTTGCCTTTATCTGGGGGCATCTTTTGCTTAACCAGAGCTCAAATAAACTGCTGCACCCCCTACAAGCTGTGGCTGCCGGAGCTCCTCTGCTTGCACCAGGGGTTCTTCCTTTGGTCCATGGGCCCCTCCAGGGCTCTGTGGTCatccctgagctctgcaggacTATCGGTGGCTCCCAGCGCCTCACGTAGGATGCAAGGAAGGTGTGAGGATGGGACCTCCTCCTGCTGTGCCAATGCCCTGAAACCCTGAGCCCCCTGAGCATTGCAGGCCTCCAGCGCAGGACTCTGAAACCTGGAGCCTCCAGGAGGGATGTGATCCCCTGTGAaggggctggaggggctctggcTGCAGAGCCTGGAGTTGAGGATGTGAGGGCAGAGGGG
Above is a window of Gallus gallus isolate bGalGal1 chromosome 9, bGalGal1.mat.broiler.GRCg7b, whole genome shotgun sequence DNA encoding:
- the TSPEAR gene encoding thrombospondin-type laminin G domain and EAR repeat-containing protein isoform X3; amino-acid sequence: MLAPLLLWAVLLQWACGRSWQHCTELRPLDVLAELLPGSGAARGARVLQAQGLSGLQLRASRPRALAFPASRLFLHCDRFPEEFSIIVTLRVLAVPTKGGGDAVSPFSVGEESQLLPGQQEEEERLLHAPTPQCHPVLQGLLRQLVLLPGADATPRICTAVNYKATALSIPAVLQDVPVKAVSNEVLKYPHGANMKVTLGSRPPCTKQEKAQFWFNASRRGLYLCDGSAWISMLEVKQRLDYVEEYQDLVTNSETMGVEVFTIPRVGLFAATANRHSPPGSAIYKWTDGKFVLYQNIPTYQAQSWKYFTIGKKIFLAVANFEQNDRGQEFSVIYKWSHRKEKFVTYQRITTHSARDWEAFVIEGEAFLAVVNHREGNNHNIDSVIYRWNPSTGLFETNQTIPTSGAYDWEFFAIGPYSFLAVANTFNGTSTNIYSHIYIWLSGSFQLFQSILTFGAADWEVFHIGDRVFLAVANSHSYDSRIPAPSNFYAINSSIYELNITAQMFVKFQDLLTYSALDWEFFSVGDDSFLVVANSFDGFTFSINSIIYRWQGYEGFVAAHHLPTVGCRDWEAFNTTEGSYLLYSSAKEPLSKVLKLKTT
- the TSPEAR gene encoding thrombospondin-type laminin G domain and EAR repeat-containing protein isoform X1: MLAPLLLWAVLLQWACGRSWQHCTELRPLDVLAELLPGSGAARGARVLQAQGLSGLQLRASRPRALAFPASRLFLHCDRFPEEFSIIVTLRVLAVPTKRNEYIFTLMAEESPGVLVGLRYSPSKLHFLFWSPERSGGWQNRVTFRNVSLADSRWHTLVLAVSGQSFSLSVDCGLPKDVVVETPFPPSLSVKRASFYLGNRRRRKGFFTGLLRQLVLLPGADATPRICTAVNYKATALSIPAVLQDVPVKAVSNEVLKYPHGANMKVTLGSRPPCTKQEKAQFWFNASRRGLYLCDGSAWISMLEVKQRLDYVEEYQDLVTNSETMGVEVFTIPRVGLFAATANRHSPPGSAIYKWTDGKFVLYQNIPTYQAQSWKYFTIGKKIFLAVANFEQNDRGQEFSVIYKWSHRKEKFVTYQRITTHSARDWEAFVIEGEAFLAVVNHREGNNHNIDSVIYRWNPSTGLFETNQTIPTSGAYDWEFFAIGPYSFLAVANTFNGTSTNIYSHIYIWLSGSFQLFQSILTFGAADWEVFHIGDRVFLAVANSHSYDSRIPAPSNFYAINSSIYELNITAQMFVKFQDLLTYSALDWEFFSVGDDSFLVVANSFDGFTFSINSIIYRWQGYEGFVAAHHLPTVGCRDWEAFNTTEGSYLLYSSAKEPLSKVLKLKTT
- the TSPEAR gene encoding thrombospondin-type laminin G domain and EAR repeat-containing protein isoform X2 is translated as MLAPLLLWAVLLQWACGRSWQHCTELRPLDVLAELLPGSGAARGARVLQAQGLSGLQLRASRPRALAFPASRLFLHCDRFPEEFSIIVTLRVLAVPTKRNEYIFTLMAEESPGVLVGLRYSPSKLHFLFWSPERSGGWQNRVTFRNVSLADSRWHTLVLAVSGQSFSLSVDCGLPKDVVVETPFPPSLSVKRASFYLGNRRRRKGFFTGLLRQLVLLPGADATPRICTAVNYKATALSIPAVLQDVPVKAVSNEVLKYPHGANMKVTLGSRPPCTKQEKAQFWFNASRRGLYLCDGSAWISMLEVKQRLDYVEEYQDLVTNSETMGVEVFTIPRVGLFAATANRHSPPGSAIYKWTDGKFVLYQNIPTYQAQSWKYFTIGKKIFLAVANFEQNDRGQEFSVIYKWSHRKEKFVTYQRITTHSARDWEAFVIEGEAFLAVVNHREGNNHNIDSVIYRWNPSTGLFETNQTIPTSGAYDWEFFAIGPYSFLAVANTFNGTSTNIYSHIYIWLSGSFQLFQSILTFGAADWEVFHIGDRVFLAVANSHSYDSRIPAPSNFYAINSSIYELNITAQMFVKFQDLLTYRWQGYEGFVAAHHLPTVGCRDWEAFNTTEGSYLLYSSAKEPLSKVLKLKTT